The nucleotide sequence GCCGTGAAGAAGAATTGAATGAACTCATGAAAGTTATTCATTCTCGATTCCCCATTATTAGCATTCATGGACCAGCTGGAGTTGGTAAAACTATTCTTGCCCTTGAAATTGGCCATCTATGTCTAGAGCGTCCAATAACTGTGAATCTAAAAACTGCTAACTTTGAATTCATTATTTGGATTTCATCAAAAAATAAACTTGATAAAATAAGAAGTCTAAATGATTTTTTCAACACTATAGCAAATGTTATGGGTTTTTCTAGAATAACGCAAATATCAAGCTCAGAAACTAATGCGCAAACGAAAGAGGCCGCTATTTGCAATCTTTTAAGCTCATACAAGGTCTTAGTTATAATTAATAATCTTGAATTAAATCAAACCGATGATGATATACTTACTTGGTTAAAGAATATTCCTGAGCCTAGTAAAGTTCTCATAACTACCCGTGCTAAGCATGACGATATTCCTTCTTGGAAAATGCATTTGGATGGCTTAAACCATCAAGAACAACAGGACTTAATAGACAAACATATTACTTCAATAGGCTTAACTAGGGAATATTTAGTTAAAATAAAAGAAGTTAACGAACTATTTGATAAATCGAATGGTAATCCTAAGGTGCTTGAGCTCCTTGTCGGTATAATTAAGACTAGTACTATTGATGATTTATCTTCAAGGCAACACATGCTTGATGCATTAGATAGCAATGATACAGAAGCAGTGTTTAATTTTTTTCATGAGGAGATCTGGAAGACCTTAAGTGAAAATGCTAAATGTATACTGATGACTATTCCACTCTTTGTTGGTACCCTGTTTATTAAAAAAGATGCTTTATGCGAAATTAGTGGCTTAAATCCGCTTGAATTCTCAGAATCGATTATTCAACTAATTGATCTGAATCTAGTCAGAAACAATAATGACAACCGTTATTTTGTCCATCCAATTACAAGAGAGTTCGGTCGTTCTAAGTTACAAAGTGAGTCCACATTTGAGGACAACGTTAGGAGTAGATGGATCAATTACTATATGAGTTTTGTTAATAAGACGATCATACGAGAAGATCCTAAAGAGGTTTATTGGAATGTATTAGTATCTGATCAAATGCTTGATCTTGACCCTGAATGGACAAGTATTATTGAAGTAATGAAATGGGTATACGAGAAAAGGCCTGAAGAACTTCTTAAGTTTGTAATGTTATTAGTGCATTATATGGACAGTAGGTTCCACAACCAAGAACGGTTAATGTTTGTTCAAAAAGCTATTGAAACAGCAGAAACAAAAAAAGAATATTTTTATGAAGAACTTTTATTAAAAATTGATGCTTTAGGCTGGACTTATGTAGAGGAAAATCAACCAGAAAGAGCAAATGTTATAATTAATAAAGGATTATTAAAATTAAATTTTGAAAATAACTTAAGTGTAGATAAAATAAATGCTTTGAATGCGCTTGGTAATGCATGGAAAGCTAGGAGCGCCTTGGAAGCAGGAAAAGATTTTAAAATTGTAGACGAGCTTATTGGACAAGCGTTTCGCTATGATATAACAGAGCCTTGGATAAAATTTAGGATAAATATGGCCGCAGGTGATATTTGCGTCAAGAAAAATGATATTCAGAATGCAGCAAGTTTTTATGAAAAGGCTAGAAATTTTCTTGAGATCTATGGAGGAGAAGGCCATAATTATCAGATTAACCCGCGTATTGGCATTGCATTTTTGAAGATGGGGAAGCTAGTAGAAGCTGAAAAAACATTTGAAGAGTTACAAACTCTTGAAACCATACCTATTGGTAAATTATACGGAAACTATGGAATAGCATTAGTAAATCTTGTTAAAGGTGACATTGATGGGGCACGTCGAACTCTGAGAAATGTTAAAGAAGAGATGAACAGATACACAGCTTCTAATATCTTACAGAATCTGATTGAGAACCTTGAAGTTGATATTATGAAAAATCTCACTAAATATCAACTTGTGAATGCAGTAATCTTATAGAATAGAAGCGTTATCACTGATAGTTAGGCAGAGGAACAGTTGTGAATTTACCAAAAACGAGCAGGTTATATGAGGTGGTCCTGTTTAGCCGGACAGTCAACTATGCAAGTTTTGATTTAACATTAGGTAATAGTTCTGCTCAAATTGCTCAGGGCTAATGTTGCCCAGCGACGAATGCCGCCGTTTCCGATTGTAATAGCATTCAATGTAATCGAACAATTCAATACGGGCATCTTCTAAGGAGCGAAATACGCCATTTTCAAACAGCTCAGCTTTCAAGCGGGACCAATAGGATTCCATAAACGCGTTGTCATAGGGATCATCAGGACGACCGCTCAGGCGGCCCTGTCATACTTTGTCGAAAACGATGGTCAGCCAGAGTTTGGCGGAACGCTTTACCGATATACTGCCCACCTCGATCAGAATGGATAATACTGTCTGCTGCCAACTGATTGGAGCTAATCGCTTTACGCAACGCACTAAGCACCAAGTCTTCTCCCATGTTGTCAGCTAGAGTCCATGAGATGGTCCAGTTTTGCCGGACAGTCTAAGTGCTTAACTTAGCTGTACCATGAGCCAAAACAAATCCGTGCTGATGCCTCGTCGAAAGTACGATGAGGATTTCAAAAAAGAAGCTGTTCGCCTAGCTACTACTGGTGACCGGACCGTTGCTGATGTGGCCCGTTCACTGGGCATCTCGGAGAATCTGCTCTATCGTTGGAAAGGGAATAAAAAAGCAGGCCACCCGGATGGTAGCACCGTGATCTATCGAGGAATATGAGCGGGTCCGGGAACAACTTCGTCGTGTCGAGCAGGAACGCGAAGTGTTAAAAAAAGCGTTGGCCATTTTCAGCCGGATGACCTGACGGTGGTCTATAAACTGGTTACTGAACTGAGTAATCACCACCCGATTCAAGTAATCTGTCATGCCTTGGAGATCAGCCGAAGTGCCTACTATGAATATCGACGGGGCTTGAGCTATCAAGTATCTGAAGAGAAACGAAAGCTCATTGGTGCTATGCAGAAAAGTTTTGCCGATCATCGTCGTCGATACGGCAGTCGTCGGTTAACGCCGGAATTACAAGAGCAAGGTTATTCGGTGGGACGGCATCAACTCCGACGGCTGATGCGCCGTGAAGGATTAAGGGCAATTCAGCCCCGAAGCTTTATTCCCCGAACGACGGACAGCCGCCATAATGGACCTCTTAGTCCTAATTTGTTAGCAGATAGCCCATTTCCTGCCGCGCCAGGGTGTGTACTGGTTGGGGATATTACATATATTCCGTTGGTTACTGGAGAATGGGCCTATCTGGCTGCCTGGATGGATCTGTATTCTCGCCTGATCGCAGGCTGGCAGATCGAATTACACATGGAAGAATCGCTGGTCCATGAGGCCTTGAAAAAAGCCTTATTGCGTCGCAAACTGAATCCGAATGCGATCGTACATTCCGATCGGGGTGGCCAGTATATTGGCAAGTCATTCCGCAATACCCTACTTACTAATCAAATTCAACAGAGTATGAGCCGACCCAACGATCCGTACGACAATGCGTTTATGGAATCCTGCTGGTCCAGGTTGAAAGCTGAACTATTAGAAAACGGAGCCTTCCGCTCACTGGAAGATGCCCGAACTGAGTTATTTGATTACATTGAATGCTATTACAATCGGAAACGGCGGCATTCGTCGCTGGGCAACATTAGCCCTGAGCAATTTGAGCAGAACTATTACCTAATGTTAAATCAAAACTTGCATAGTTGACTGTCCGGCTAAACAGGACCACCCCACCAGCCTTTGATTTTACGACTGAATAGATCCATCCAAGCTGCCAGGTAGCCCCACTCGCTGCCCGCCAGCGGGATATAAGTAATGTCGCCAACTAAGACTCTATCCGGTGCCGTAGGAAAATCCATTTCTAATAATAAGTTAGCACAGAATGGCCCACTGTGCTTGCTATCGGTTGTACGGGGAATAAAGCTGCGTGGTTGAATGGCCCCCAGACCTTTGGCTTGCATGAGTCGCCGGAGCTGATGGCGACCTACTTCAAATCCCTGCTCTTGCAACTCCGTTAACAAGCGACCGCACGGGCGGCCCCGGACTGCCATAGCGCCGACGATGATCACTGAAACTATCCAGCATTGCCTGCCGTAATTTTTCTTTCCCGGCTGTCAGGCGGTGGCTTTGACCAGCCTGGTAAGTGTAGTACGCACTACGACTTATACCAAGCGCTTGACAAAGTCTTTCTACGGGAAAATGCCGTGCTAGTTCGGTCACTACCTGGTAGGATAACGTCAAGTCAGGCGGCTGAAAATGGCTAAGGCTTTTTTTAGTATGTCGCGCTCTTGTTCGGTTCGGCGTAGTTGCTCTCGCAATTGGTCATAGTCCTGCTGGGATATTCCGGTTGGGCTCTCAACGGATTTGTTTGTATGCCCTTTCCAACGATAAAGTATATTTTCGGAAATACCCAAGGAGCGGGCTACATCCGGCACACTTCGTTGGCCAGTAGTCACTAAGCGAACGGCCTCGTTTTTGAAGTCTTCGTCGTACTTTCGGCGTGGTTTTACCACGTTGTGCTTCTTGGTCATGGTACAGCTAAGTTAAGCAACTCAACTGTCCGTCAAACCTGTGAGATGGTCTAATAAATCGGCACAGTGAACTTGTCTAATTTCGCAAGATCATGCAGCTTAAAAACAAACCCATTAACCGGCGTAAATACGACGCTACTTTCAAGGCCGACGTACTGAAAATGATTGCTAACGGCCAGAGCGTGGCTTATGTGGCACAGGCGCTGGGTATCAGTGAAGCGCTCATCTACAAATGGAAGCAACGGACAAAAGGGGAAGAAAAGCACCACTCTTCGGGTCAGGCCTCCGAAATGCTGATTGAGAATCAGCGACTGCTACAGCGTATCAATCAACTAGAAACCGAGCGCGAAATCTTAAAAAAAGCCTTAGCCATTATCAGCCGACAGACCTGAGAGTACGATATGAACTAATCCAAGAGTTGGCTTCTGAATTTGCAGTTGAAACCCTGTGCTCAGTTTTTGCAGTTAGTCGGACAGCCTACTATCGATACTTACGGGGTGATAGCTATCGATTAAGTGCTGAAAAAATGAAGCACCAGCAGTTAGTCGAACAGACTTTCAACAACCATAAACGACGGTATGGCAGTCGACGCATTACGGCAGAGTTGCAGGAAAAAGGCCATTCAGTAGGACGTTGTCAGGTTCGAACGCTGATGAAATTGGTTGGTTTACAAGCCATTCAGCCTAAGTCATTTGTACCACGAACGACCGATAGCACCCATAATAGAGGCTACTGGCCAAATTTATTATTAGATCAGCCTATGCCCAAGGCACCCAACTTGGTCTGGGTCAGCGATATTACTTATCTGCCGCTGGTCAACGGTGAATGGGGCTACTTAGCTACCTGGATGGATCTATTCTCGCGTAAGATAGTGGGTTGGCAGGTGGATGAAACGATGGAAGATGAATTGGTTGTGCTTCCCTTACGTCGTGCACTGCAATTACGTCAACCTGCCGAAGGCCTAATTATCCACTGCGCCGGCAGCCCGGTCGGATCGAGGTGGGCAGTATGTATCAACGGAGTTGAAGGAGTTAGCGCGTTTGTGGCATATTAGGCCCAGTATGAGTCGGGCCGACGATCCGTATGACAATGCCTTTGCTGAGTCGTTATGGAGCCGCCTAAAGGCGGAGTTATTGGAAGGCGGTGTATTTTTGAGCGTGGAAGATGCACGCACAGAAATCTTCGACTACATTGAGGTGTATTATAACCGGGAGAGAAAGCATTCGTCGCTGGGCTATAAAAGCCCTGATCAGTTTGAGCAGGAATACATTACAAATCTGACAAATTCAGTGTGCCGCTAAATCGGACCACCTCAGAATTATGGCCAGCTATAATTTTTATGACAATGAGGAACGTCCATTAAGGGACCGGTTTTTGTCTGTATTAGACGATACTAGACAAGATGAATCCTCAACTCGCTCACTTGCACGATGGCAAGAAGCCTTCGGACCGAATGAATCAGTGCCTTCTGAAGAAGCTTTGGCAAATTTGTTAACTGATTTAAAAGCAATACCTACACTGTTGTCCAAAGCGACTTGCCCTAAACATCGTTTGTTTGTATCACATCGGCAAATTGACAAAGGATATGGTCTTCGCATTGCCAAGTTAGCTAACGATAATGGTTTTGAGTTTTGGCTGGATGTACTTGATCCAGCGCTAAAAGCACTACCCACGTTTTCTCATCTATCTGCAAAGCGGCTGGCCTTACTAACAGCATGTATAATCGAAATGGGGCTTATCAATAGCACGCATGTATTGGCTGTTATGACCAGAAAAACAAAGGGGGGCGAATGGGTACCGTATGAATATGGGCGTGTCCGGCAGGTTAACAATACATCGTGCTGGAAACACCCCAATCACATCTTTACCTTACCTGATTACATAGAATTAGGAGCAATAACAAATAGTGAAGCAACGATAAACTCTTGGCTTTCGGGTTTTTCTCCTAGTCCGTCTATTCTATGGAAACCCGCTTGGATGATCACTAAACAGTTACCATAAGTATAGAAATAAATTTACAAGTTGATTGAAGAGAATATGCCAAGTCATTACATTCATTATCTTCCTAGACGGGCTTATCTGCGATTCCTGAATGATAAGCAATCGCCAAATTTTGAACAGCAAGATAGATCCCACACCAAAGATGTTGATGAACCTTGGTATGCTGAGGACCAAAGGTTAGACAGTGGCTTTCTCCGTCCCACATATCATATCACAAGGAGTAATAGTGGTCCCGCTGAGGCAATTAAACCAGGTGATACTATCTGGATAATCAGTCAATTATTTTCTCCATGGGGCCATTTACCCCCAGCATTAGACGCTAAGGTTGATGTGCAGGAAGTAATAAATCAGCAAGACGGCACTATAAAATTTATAGCGGCTGCTTCTTCAATTTGGTTTCCCTTAGCCGATATATCTAAGATATTAAATGAATTATATACAGTTCCAAAAATTGGACAACCAACTCATTTAATGTCCGATAAGAATAAACCTGTTGGTATTTATCTTCAAAGCATCAGAAAGCTAGAATCGTCAACTAGGCTTTTAGAATGGTCTAATAAATTAAAAAAGCGAGATTTTAAATTTATTAGCTATCGAATAAAAGATGGCACAGAGTGCGCCTATAAGTGTGCTCAGAAATTACTGAAAAAGAAAAAGGCAGTTTATTGGGATAGATGGTCTTTACCGAGAAGGTTAGTTGAGCGAAGAGAGACAGTAGATGATAAGGCGTTAAACCTAACCTTAGAAAGCGTAATAAGCGATCCTAAATGCTCAACCGTGTATGGCATAGAGTCGCCACTTTACTCAGACCCAACCAGCTATGCACAGAGAGAAGCAACGCTTGCAAAGCAATTAGGGAAGTATTTAAGCGTTCCTTGCTAATCGCAGATGAAATTGCTAGTAAGGCATTGGAATTAACTCAGCAAAAGCCTACAATCTCCTCCTTACTTCCACAGCCACAGCCTTTACCTGCACCCAATCCTTCTCTATATCAGCTTCGGTGAGAAAGTAGAACGGTGCAAACGTATTGCAGGTAATGCGATTTAGCCCGCGGAAGGGCTGTACGGCCCTCCAAGTGGCGTTGGCGAAGCGGTTCAGTAGTTGTTTGTCCTTCTGGCCAATTGTGTTGTTGTTTATGGATTCCAGGATGTCAGAAGGGAGCTTTTGCTGAGTTGTAGCCAAGTAGTCGAGGCCGCAGGTGAGGGCGTAAAATCCAGCTAGGTTTGTGGCAATTTTCTGTTCTTTTACGCTTTTCGTTACGGTAGCGGTTTCGTCTTCGGGCGAAAGAAAAGGGTGAACTGGTTTTTGCTGGCCTTTGTAATAACTGGCGTCCAGATGAGACGCTATCTCGGCCGCAAACGATTCGCTTTGTAGCAGACTGCGTAATTTGCTCATTTGATCGTTCAGCGAGCCGTTCCGAACGTCCTGCATGGCGATCTGCAGTTTCTCAGCAGCCGCCTGAATCTGGTCGTAATCCTTTTGGACTTCGTCTTTTGGCAGGAAGCTGGCCATGGTAAAAACCGAGCGCTCAATACGATCTAGCCCCTGGAATGGCTGTCCGGCTTTCCAGGTAGCATTAGCGAAGCGGTTGAGCAGCAGAAAGGTGGCAGAATCAACCTTGTTGTTTATAATTGCTTGGAGCATATCGGTTGGCTTCTGATCGGACTGAGCACACAAAGCCCCAAGGCCGCATTCCAGCGCGTAGAAACCGGCCAGGTTAATGGCTATTTTTTCGTCTTTTCGGGTAATAATTACCTTGGCAGTATCATCGCCCGACTCCAGAAAAGGCGGAGGAGTTGCACCAATATTAGCATAATAAGCATTGTGCTCGGCCTTCGCTATAGCGAAGGCAAACTCCTTGTTACGTAGCAGGGAGTCAATCGCGCTTAACTCACGGTGTATCTGCTGTTGCTGTCGGTTGTCATCATCTTTCTTCATACAGCACAAAGGTATGAGCAGAAACAGCACGCTACCCCTTTATCCATCTTTGCTAATTTTCAGTTGCTTATGATTTGATCAACGGAAGCTTTTAACTTTTCCATATCGCCTTCTGTGCAGTCAATGTAGCTATATATGGCCATCATTGGCGGCAGGTCGGCATCGTTGCAGAAGTTGATAGTTTTAATGGTGAGTTTCTTACGTTTCTCCATGACGTACGCGCATTGAAACTCATCCCAGCAGACGTCCGACTTACTATATTCAGGGGTAAGCACACAGACCACGCTTTTCGAGCGCTGAATGGCGTCGGAAATCATTTTGATCCACAAACCACCTGTGGGAATGTTGTCGCGGTCGTAAAAAATAGTGGAGTCGGGGTGCCTGACCTTTAAGGCGTTGACCAGTTCCCGTACGGCCGCCGTGTGTTTGTGTGAATAGCTAATGAAGTAATCGTAGGTAGTCGGCTTAACCGGTGTGAGTACAGATTCTAGATCGTCGACGTCGATATCTCTAGAGTTCGTGAAGTCGATCCGCTCGTCGGTTTCTGCCTGAACCAGTTCCCGTAGTGCGTACTCCATCTTAGGTAGAGCTTGCTCCGTGAAAGTAGTTCCGTTCAGGATATTGATCTTCGTGAGCGCCGTATTAGCACTCATTAGCCCGACTTCGGCCATGTGCTTGAGTTCATATTGCTTCCTGACATTCTCAAAAATGGGAAAGCCTTTGGCAACCTGGTCTTCACGGTGTAGCACAAGTTTTAATGAGGTTAGCGGCAAGCCTGTATCAAGCCAGAAGATGGCGGTATCCAATAGAATAGGCAGCATAGTTTCAAGCGGAAACAGCTGATCATCAGTTGCCAGAACCGGCATCGCAACTTCGTTGTGCAGATCGTCAATGGCAAAGGCGTTAATGCCACGAAATAGGTTGCCTGCTTCCGTTTCGGCATCACTAACATTCCCAATTGGTTCGAAGCAAAGGATTTTCCTGAAATTAAAACGATGCTGCTGAGCCTCGGACAAAGGTTTGGAAAGCCAGCACCCCAACTGATTAAGTAAGTCGATGTCTTTATCTTCGGCTAGCTCGGCAACCGAGACGCCAACATTATTCAGCGCCGACATCAGCGTACCGAGCACTGGCTCATAGCTCCCCCGAATGGCGGAAACGGCTAAGATATCCACGGCCAGTTCGGTTGGTATAGCCGTCAAGTCACCGTGCAGGAGTTGAATATAGGCATTGCCCTCTGGTCGAGAGATTTTAATCTGGGAAAGTAGTTCCATAGCCGATGAGGTCTTGCGAGTGGATTGGTTACCGACAGGTTACCAATCCCTGAAGCGACAAGTTGTTAAGTTATATCTAATCTCTCGTTCATAAAACGACGGTTTATTGAACGGAAGAACCTATCTCGCTGAAGCGTTACACCTAATTCATCTGCACACATTTATCATTATACTCTTTTTGAACTTATCCATAAGCCTTTACCAAGAATACTACATTCCTCAATCCTGGCAAATACGACCCAATACCTATCCTGAACGGTTTCCGGGTAAATTAGGGCCGTAATACATCCTGCTCATGAACAAACACCTGTACCTGCTGCTCACCTTCCTGAGCGTTTCAGCCTTTGCCCAGACTAAATCAACTCTGATTACGCCGTATGAACGGAGCCAGGGGCGGCAA is from Spirosoma taeanense and encodes:
- a CDS encoding IS3 family transposase, which encodes MRVRYELIQELASEFAVETLCSVFAVSRTAYYRYLRGDSYRLSAEKMKHQQLVEQTFNNHKRRYGSRRITAELQEKGHSVGRCQVRTLMKLVGLQAIQPKSFVPRTTDSTHNRGYWPNLLLDQPMPKAPNLVWVSDITYLPLVNGEWGYLATWMDLFSRKIVGWQVDETMEDELVVLPLRRALQLRQPAEGLIIHCAGSPVGSRWAVCINGVEGVSAFVAY
- a CDS encoding transposase codes for the protein MTKKHNVVKPRRKYDEDFKNEAVRLVTTGQRSVPDVARSLGISENILYRWKGHTNKSVESPTGISQQDYDQLREQLRRTEQERDILKKALAIFSRLT
- a CDS encoding DDE-type integrase/transposase/recombinase; this encodes MGEDLVLSALRKAISSNQLAADSIIHSDRGGQYIGKAFRQTLADHRFRQSMTGPPERSS
- a CDS encoding IS3 family transposase → MVYKLVTELSNHHPIQVICHALEISRSAYYEYRRGLSYQVSEEKRKLIGAMQKSFADHRRRYGSRRLTPELQEQGYSVGRHQLRRLMRREGLRAIQPRSFIPRTTDSRHNGPLSPNLLADSPFPAAPGCVLVGDITYIPLVTGEWAYLAAWMDLYSRLIAGWQIELHMEESLVHEALKKALLRRKLNPNAIVHSDRGGQYIGKSFRNTLLTNQIQQSMSRPNDPYDNAFMESCWSRLKAELLENGAFRSLEDARTELFDYIECYYNRKRRHSSLGNISPEQFEQNYYLMLNQNLHS
- a CDS encoding KGGVGR-motif variant AAA ATPase, encoding MRQGKIFTFYSFKGGTGRTMAVVNIAALLAAPNQASFKTSMKALIIDWDLEAPGLHRYLRPHCLNFIEKVNLDSHEGLIDYFIEIKKEVDKIYNNSLTSSQCEEVITSVPLDRYIIRSDISGIYFLKAGSFTEGYAKKISEFKWEELFRRAPYIYKKFADKLSNDYDFTLIDSRTGLTDTSGICTMLLPEKLILVFTPNNQSLEGVVDIGRRATKYRLNSTDMRPLKVYPLPSRIEMAEKELREQWRRGSTIKKINGYQVIFENLFEDIYQLRNIDFTDYFDEIQIQHEPRFSYGEEIAVLDRNQTDRLSMAESYEKFLSRLLSDEMIWKYKKFPNNHNLPDRIPIIGREEELNELMKVIHSRFPIISIHGPAGVGKTILALEIGHLCLERPITVNLKTANFEFIIWISSKNKLDKIRSLNDFFNTIANVMGFSRITQISSSETNAQTKEAAICNLLSSYKVLVIINNLELNQTDDDILTWLKNIPEPSKVLITTRAKHDDIPSWKMHLDGLNHQEQQDLIDKHITSIGLTREYLVKIKEVNELFDKSNGNPKVLELLVGIIKTSTIDDLSSRQHMLDALDSNDTEAVFNFFHEEIWKTLSENAKCILMTIPLFVGTLFIKKDALCEISGLNPLEFSESIIQLIDLNLVRNNNDNRYFVHPITREFGRSKLQSESTFEDNVRSRWINYYMSFVNKTIIREDPKEVYWNVLVSDQMLDLDPEWTSIIEVMKWVYEKRPEELLKFVMLLVHYMDSRFHNQERLMFVQKAIETAETKKEYFYEELLLKIDALGWTYVEENQPERANVIINKGLLKLNFENNLSVDKINALNALGNAWKARSALEAGKDFKIVDELIGQAFRYDITEPWIKFRINMAAGDICVKKNDIQNAASFYEKARNFLEIYGGEGHNYQINPRIGIAFLKMGKLVEAEKTFEELQTLETIPIGKLYGNYGIALVNLVKGDIDGARRTLRNVKEEMNRYTASNILQNLIENLEVDIMKNLTKYQLVNAVIL
- a CDS encoding integrase core domain-containing protein gives rise to the protein MSRADDPYDNAFAESLWSRLKAELLEGGVFLSVEDARTEIFDYIEVYYNRERKHSSLGYKSPDQFEQEYITNLTNSVCR
- a CDS encoding IS3 family transposase, with translation MESYWSRLKAELFENGVFRSLEDARIELFDYIECYYNRKRRHSSLGNISPEQFEQNYYLMLNQNLHS
- a CDS encoding toll/interleukin-1 receptor domain-containing protein; this encodes MELLSQIKISRPEGNAYIQLLHGDLTAIPTELAVDILAVSAIRGSYEPVLGTLMSALNNVGVSVAELAEDKDIDLLNQLGCWLSKPLSEAQQHRFNFRKILCFEPIGNVSDAETEAGNLFRGINAFAIDDLHNEVAMPVLATDDQLFPLETMLPILLDTAIFWLDTGLPLTSLKLVLHREDQVAKGFPIFENVRKQYELKHMAEVGLMSANTALTKINILNGTTFTEQALPKMEYALRELVQAETDERIDFTNSRDIDVDDLESVLTPVKPTTYDYFISYSHKHTAAVRELVNALKVRHPDSTIFYDRDNIPTGGLWIKMISDAIQRSKSVVCVLTPEYSKSDVCWDEFQCAYVMEKRKKLTIKTINFCNDADLPPMMAIYSYIDCTEGDMEKLKASVDQIISN
- a CDS encoding transposase; the protein is MQLKNKPINRRKYDATFKADVLKMIANGQSVAYVAQALGISEALIYKWKQRTKGEEKHHSSGQASEMLIENQRLLQRINQLETEREILKKALAIISRQT
- a CDS encoding transposase; the encoded protein is MSQNKSVLMPRRKYDEDFKKEAVRLATTGDRTVADVARSLGISENLLYRWKGNKKAGHPDGSTVIYRGI